CTGCCGATAATCCATCGGCTGCCGTAAATATTTTGGTCAGCCCCTCTTTCTTAAATAACGTTGTCATAATAGTTCGTATATAATCTGAATCATCGACTATTAAAATTGTAGAAGATAAATATTGCTCTGACATTTTTAGATTGCTCCTAAATAAATTAAAGTAAAATTGGGAGAGTGAATATATAGTAATTTCCTATACCTTCACTATTTTCAGCCCAGAATTTTCCACCGTGGGCTTCGATAATCATTTTACAGATTGTAAGCGACAAATTTTTGTTCAACACTATTTTATTTAATCTTGCCTGCTCAAAGCGATCGACTATCAAATTAAGTTCTTCCGGATCTATATGGTCTCCTGAATCTTTGACCGAACATTTTATGTACGTCAGGTTCGAATCCTTATGCAGTTCGGCAAACACTCCAACGTCGCCGCCTATAGGGGTTTGCGAAATAGCATGTCCGATTAATAATTGCAAAGCATGCATCAGTTGATAAGAATCGAACTCGAATTGTATATCTTCCTTGCAGAAAAATCTGTTTAAATTTATCTTCTGTTTCCTGATAACTGTATCGAGATGAGAAATACTTTGATTAATCGTCTCAATAATATTATGTCTCTCGCGTTTCAAGGTAATACTTTGAGGGTCGAATTTGGCAACGACTGCCGATTCCTGTAGAAGTCCGATATGTTCATCGAGTGCACTTATGGCTAATTGGATTATCTCCTTTTGATGTTCATTCAGAGTACCCGTTGATTCATCCGTCAGCATC
Above is a window of Bacteroidota bacterium DNA encoding:
- a CDS encoding response regulator; protein product: MVAKKEKNKDKILVVDDEEALRMLLASCLTDAGFVTAEAPNGLECLKIINSFNPNLIILDVHMPILDGFRTAVEIRKIKAFLKTPIVFLTGANTHEALQKGFESGGDEFLNKPINTDELLIRIRALLRMYHAEREAENLYRNFQYLLVQDFLNYSTSVKLPLLMLTDESTGTLNEHQKEIIQLAISALDEHIGLLQESAVVAKFDPQSITLKRERHNIIETINQSISHLDTVIRKQKINLNRFFCKEDIQFEFDSYQLMHALQLLIGHAISQTPIGGDVGVFAELHKDSNLTYIKCSVKDSGDHIDPEELNLIVDRFEQARLNKIVLNKNLSLTICKMIIEAHGGKFWAENSEGIGNYYIFTLPILL